Proteins co-encoded in one Streptomyces sp. NBC_01237 genomic window:
- a CDS encoding FAD-dependent oxidoreductase, whose protein sequence is MADTKAGRAVVLGGSMAGLLAARVLADRFREVVVVDRDDLSPGAEARRGVPQGRHVHGLLARGQQILDEFFPGFTEEAVAAGIPTGDLGELRWYFNGRRLSPATTGLVCVSATRPVLEGRVRARVAALENVTFLDRHDIVGLVTDDARTTVTGARVQSQQPGEPEQVLEAGLVVDTSGRGSRTPLWLEELGFERPEEQRIKIDLSYTTRLFRLPDLGVLNGDLSINPVSSPSHRRGAFLSRIEDGLIAVSLTGVLGDSAPADLEGYLAWTKTLPVSDIYDVLQDAEPVGDGSTFRYPASVRRHYERLRSLPAGLLVMGDAACSFNPVYGQGMTVAAMEAKVLDGHLARGLSPQPLEFQRDISGVIDVPWDFSAGGDLGYPEVEGVRNAKVRTGGAYMARLQAAAVHDGRITGTFMRVAGLVESPQALMSPRMMYRVLKGSRRGKQSVAA, encoded by the coding sequence ATGGCCGACACGAAAGCAGGCCGCGCGGTGGTACTCGGCGGCAGCATGGCCGGTCTGCTGGCCGCCCGGGTGCTTGCCGACAGGTTCCGCGAGGTCGTCGTCGTGGACCGCGACGACCTGTCGCCGGGCGCCGAGGCGCGCCGGGGTGTGCCCCAGGGCCGCCACGTGCACGGCCTGCTCGCCCGCGGACAGCAGATACTCGACGAGTTCTTCCCCGGATTCACCGAAGAGGCCGTCGCGGCCGGCATTCCGACGGGTGACCTCGGAGAGCTGCGCTGGTACTTCAACGGCCGCCGGCTCAGCCCCGCCACCACCGGGCTGGTGTGCGTCTCCGCCACCCGCCCGGTGCTGGAGGGCCGGGTACGGGCGCGGGTCGCCGCGCTGGAGAACGTGACGTTCCTCGACCGGCACGACATCGTCGGGCTCGTCACGGACGACGCGAGGACCACCGTCACCGGGGCCCGGGTCCAGAGCCAGCAGCCCGGCGAGCCGGAGCAGGTCCTCGAAGCCGGGCTCGTCGTGGACACCAGCGGCCGGGGCTCGCGCACACCGCTGTGGCTGGAGGAACTCGGGTTCGAGCGCCCCGAGGAGCAGCGCATCAAGATCGACCTCAGCTACACCACGCGCCTCTTCCGGTTGCCGGACCTCGGCGTGCTCAACGGCGACCTGTCCATCAACCCCGTCTCCTCGCCCAGCCACCGGCGCGGGGCGTTCCTCTCCCGCATCGAGGACGGGCTCATCGCGGTCTCACTGACCGGGGTGCTGGGCGACAGTGCGCCCGCCGACCTGGAGGGATACCTCGCCTGGACCAAGACGCTTCCGGTCTCCGACATCTACGACGTCCTCCAGGACGCCGAACCCGTCGGGGACGGCTCGACCTTCCGCTATCCGGCGAGCGTGCGGCGCCACTACGAGCGGCTGCGGAGCCTGCCCGCCGGGCTGCTGGTGATGGGCGACGCGGCGTGCAGCTTCAACCCGGTCTACGGGCAGGGCATGACGGTCGCCGCGATGGAGGCCAAGGTGCTCGACGGCCACCTGGCGCGCGGTCTGTCGCCGCAGCCCCTGGAGTTCCAGCGCGACATCTCCGGTGTCATCGACGTCCCGTGGGACTTCTCCGCGGGAGGGGACCTCGGTTACCCCGAGGTCGAGGGCGTACGGAACGCCAAGGTGCGCACGGGCGGTGCGTACATGGCGCGGCTTCAGGCGGCGGCGGTCCACGACGGCCGCATCACCGGCACCTTCATGCGGGTGGCGGGCCTCGTCGAGTCGCCGCAGGCACTGATGAGCCCGCGCATGATGTACCGCGTGCTCAAGGGCTCACGCCGCGGGAAGCAGTCCGTGGCCGCCTGA
- a CDS encoding SgcJ/EcaC family oxidoreductase: MTAQTTDAPAIEISDEDKAAVAAVPGRVVAAWAAHDAQAFAEVFTPDGTMILPGVFQQGQEAIAAFMTEAFTGPLKGTRVTGTPVDIRFADAESGILITRGGILAPGQTEPSPERAVHGSWVVVKRGGAWHLAAYQNTPLHAA, translated from the coding sequence ATGACTGCTCAGACCACCGACGCGCCCGCCATCGAGATCTCCGACGAGGACAAGGCCGCCGTCGCGGCCGTGCCCGGCCGAGTCGTCGCCGCCTGGGCCGCGCACGACGCCCAGGCGTTCGCCGAGGTCTTCACCCCCGACGGCACGATGATCCTGCCCGGCGTCTTCCAGCAGGGCCAGGAGGCCATCGCCGCCTTCATGACCGAGGCGTTCACCGGCCCCCTCAAGGGCACCCGGGTCACCGGCACCCCCGTGGACATCCGCTTCGCCGACGCGGAGTCCGGCATCCTCATCACCCGCGGCGGCATCCTCGCCCCGGGACAGACCGAACCGAGCCCCGAGCGCGCCGTCCACGGCTCCTGGGTCGTGGTCAAGCGCGGCGGCGCCTGGCACCTCGCCGCGTACCAGAACACTCCCCTCCACGCCGCCTGA
- a CDS encoding acyl-CoA dehydrogenase family protein — MLTADIPTRAQLVQRAVELAPLLKKNAAQAEQDGRLQDETVEALGDAGFFRLRVPKRYGGFEADTRTLVDVAAALGRADGAAAWTTAVYWIPTWMTCLFPDSVQDEVFSTPDVRICGTLSPSALATPAPGGITVNGKWGFVSGARHSHWQEIIAVLQGPDGPPQPVMALVPIEDLTIIDDWDTTGLRATGSVSTVAQDLFVPQERVLPLGAILQGSYASELNARTPVYRTPLLPVASASSVGTALGLAQAARDLFFERLPGRTITYTTYQQQSEAPLTHFQAAEATLKTDQAEFHAHRLASLVDSKGESGDTWTLEERARARADLGAVCRLAKEAVDLLASASGGSSIYRDVPIQRVVRDIQAINLHALMNPNTNNELYGRVLCGQEPNTLYI; from the coding sequence ATGCTGACCGCCGACATCCCCACGCGGGCGCAACTCGTCCAGCGCGCAGTCGAGCTGGCACCGCTTCTGAAGAAGAACGCCGCGCAGGCGGAGCAGGACGGCAGACTCCAGGACGAGACCGTCGAGGCGCTGGGGGACGCCGGCTTCTTCCGGCTGCGGGTGCCCAAGCGCTACGGCGGCTTCGAGGCCGACACCCGTACCCTCGTCGATGTCGCGGCCGCCCTCGGCCGTGCCGACGGCGCAGCGGCCTGGACCACGGCCGTCTACTGGATCCCGACCTGGATGACCTGCCTGTTCCCCGACAGCGTCCAGGACGAGGTCTTCTCCACCCCGGACGTCCGCATCTGCGGCACCCTCAGCCCGTCCGCGCTGGCCACGCCCGCGCCCGGCGGTATCACCGTCAACGGCAAGTGGGGCTTCGTCAGCGGCGCCCGGCACAGCCACTGGCAGGAGATCATCGCCGTCCTTCAGGGTCCCGACGGACCGCCGCAGCCCGTGATGGCCCTGGTGCCGATCGAGGACCTGACGATCATCGACGACTGGGACACCACCGGTCTGCGCGCCACCGGCAGCGTGAGCACCGTCGCCCAGGACCTCTTCGTCCCGCAGGAGCGCGTCCTGCCGCTCGGCGCGATCCTCCAGGGGAGTTACGCCTCCGAGCTGAACGCCCGGACGCCCGTCTACCGCACCCCGCTGCTGCCCGTCGCCTCGGCCTCGTCGGTGGGCACCGCGCTGGGGCTGGCCCAGGCCGCCCGGGACCTCTTCTTCGAGCGGCTGCCGGGACGCACCATCACCTACACCACCTACCAGCAGCAGTCCGAGGCGCCGCTCACCCACTTCCAGGCGGCCGAGGCGACGCTCAAGACCGATCAGGCCGAGTTCCACGCCCACCGGCTGGCCTCGCTCGTGGACAGCAAGGGCGAGTCCGGCGACACCTGGACGCTGGAGGAGCGCGCCCGCGCCCGCGCCGACCTGGGTGCCGTGTGCCGGCTCGCCAAGGAGGCCGTCGACCTGCTCGCCTCCGCCAGCGGCGGCTCCTCGATCTACCGCGACGTTCCCATCCAGCGCGTCGTCCGCGACATCCAGGCGATCAACCTGCACGCCCTGATGAACCCGAACACGAACAACGAGCTCTACGGCCGCGTCCTGTGCGGCCAGGAGCCGAACACGCTCTACATCTGA
- a CDS encoding 4-hydroxyphenylacetate 3-hydroxylase family protein yields the protein MTDQHRSGAESRPRSSVSWPLTGDEYIESLRDDRQVFLYGERVKDVTAHPAFHNPVRMTARLYDALHDPATQDVLTTRTDTGSGGLTHRFYTTPHSAEDLVADQQAIAAWSRMSYGWMGRSPDYKAAFLGTLGANADFYGPFADNARRWYREAQEKVLYWNHAIVHPPVDRSLPPDEVADVFVHVEKETDAGLVVSGAKVVATGSALTHHNFIAHYGLPIKKKEFALVATVPTGAAGVKLICRPSYSATAAVMGTPFDYPLSSRLDENDTILVMDKVLIPWENVFIYGDMAKIQMFSSQSGFMERFTFHGCTRLAVKLEFIAGALAKALEVTGTQDFRGVQTRLGEVLAWRNLFWGLSDAAARNPVEWHNGAVLPNPQYGMAYRWFMQIGYPRVKEIIEQDVASGLIYLNSSADDFKNPEIRPYLDKYVRGSNGIEAVDRVKVLKLLWDAVGTEFGGRHELYERNYAGNHENTRTELLFAQTASGQIDDYKALVDQCMSEYDLDGWTVPDLSSFEGLRDIRRNLPGC from the coding sequence ATGACCGATCAGCACCGCTCCGGCGCCGAGAGTCGTCCCCGGTCATCGGTGAGCTGGCCGCTCACCGGCGACGAGTACATCGAGAGCCTGCGCGACGACCGGCAGGTGTTCCTGTACGGGGAACGCGTCAAGGACGTCACCGCCCACCCGGCGTTCCACAACCCGGTGCGGATGACGGCACGGCTCTACGACGCCCTGCACGACCCGGCCACCCAGGACGTCCTGACCACCCGGACGGACACGGGCAGCGGCGGACTGACCCACCGCTTCTACACCACGCCGCACAGCGCCGAGGACCTCGTCGCCGACCAGCAGGCGATCGCCGCGTGGTCCCGGATGAGCTACGGCTGGATGGGCCGCAGCCCCGACTACAAGGCGGCCTTCCTCGGCACCCTGGGAGCCAACGCGGACTTCTACGGTCCGTTCGCCGACAACGCACGGCGCTGGTACCGCGAGGCCCAGGAGAAGGTCCTGTACTGGAACCACGCGATCGTGCATCCGCCGGTGGACCGCAGCCTGCCGCCGGACGAGGTGGCGGACGTCTTCGTGCACGTGGAGAAGGAGACCGACGCGGGTCTCGTGGTCAGCGGCGCGAAGGTGGTCGCCACCGGCTCGGCGCTGACCCACCACAACTTCATCGCGCACTACGGACTGCCCATCAAGAAGAAGGAGTTCGCGCTGGTGGCCACGGTGCCCACGGGCGCCGCCGGGGTGAAGCTGATCTGCCGCCCCTCCTACAGCGCCACCGCGGCCGTGATGGGCACCCCGTTCGACTATCCGCTGTCCTCGCGGCTCGACGAGAACGACACCATCCTGGTCATGGACAAGGTGCTCATCCCGTGGGAGAACGTGTTCATCTACGGGGACATGGCGAAGATCCAGATGTTCTCGTCGCAGTCCGGGTTCATGGAGCGCTTCACCTTCCACGGATGCACCCGGCTGGCCGTCAAACTGGAGTTCATCGCGGGAGCGCTCGCGAAGGCCCTGGAGGTCACCGGGACCCAGGACTTCCGGGGCGTGCAGACCCGTCTCGGTGAGGTCCTGGCCTGGCGCAACCTCTTCTGGGGACTGTCGGACGCGGCGGCCCGCAATCCGGTGGAGTGGCACAACGGGGCGGTGCTGCCCAATCCGCAGTACGGCATGGCCTACCGCTGGTTCATGCAGATCGGCTATCCGCGCGTCAAGGAGATCATCGAGCAGGACGTGGCGAGCGGCCTGATCTACCTCAACTCCAGCGCGGACGACTTCAAGAACCCCGAGATCCGCCCCTACCTCGACAAGTACGTACGGGGCTCGAACGGCATCGAAGCCGTCGACCGGGTCAAGGTGCTCAAGCTCCTGTGGGACGCGGTGGGGACGGAGTTCGGCGGACGCCACGAGCTGTACGAGCGCAACTACGCGGGCAACCACGAGAACACCCGTACCGAGCTGCTGTTCGCGCAGACCGCCTCGGGGCAGATCGACGACTACAAGGCGCTGGTCGACCAGTGCATGTCGGAGTACGACCTGGACGGCTGGACGGTGCCCGACCTCTCCTCGTTCGAGGGGCTCAGGGACATCCGCAGGAACCTGCCCGGCTGCTGA
- a CDS encoding thiamine pyrophosphate-binding protein has product MTTLAVAVARALAADGVRHAFGLVGGGNILATAALTGAGVHYTAARHEGGAMAMADAYFRVTGEVAVCTTTHGPGLTNAATALAEAAKNRSAAVLLCGDAPTGGPRAHDIDQSALVTSLGVPVVRLTDPATAVARTSAALELARLRQCPVAVMLPGDLLGAEVSTPSAPGANTVAVPAAAATVRPDELAPVLHALGRARRPLLLAGAGAWRAGAGKVLRDLGDRLGALFTTTVMANGLFDESPWSLGICGGFAAPEPARLLSGADLVLAFGTSLDTFTLHGGRLLDPGATVVRIDLEPGPGSAGRGDLSVTGDASVVAARLLDALGTAGTPDASGTWRSAEVRATAARRWDTVPFTDDSGAGRIDPRTLTRRLAGLLPADRTLVLDGGHFIAWPAMYWPVPDPAAMVFTGAAFQSIGLGLAGAVGAAVGRPDRTTVAALGDGGALMGLPELETLVRTGRSCLVVVYDDASYGFEDHMYTPRGADPATVNFNDTDFAGTARALGARAVTVRAPEDLAEVTAWRERGCPGTLLLDCKIVHTVMAPFLEDLLAPADRPD; this is encoded by the coding sequence ATGACCACGCTTGCCGTCGCCGTCGCCCGTGCCCTCGCAGCCGATGGCGTCCGGCACGCGTTCGGCCTGGTGGGCGGTGGCAACATCCTTGCCACCGCCGCCCTGACCGGGGCGGGCGTCCACTACACGGCGGCCCGCCACGAGGGCGGTGCCATGGCCATGGCCGACGCCTACTTCCGGGTGACGGGGGAGGTGGCGGTCTGTACGACGACCCACGGGCCGGGGCTCACCAACGCGGCCACGGCCCTGGCCGAGGCGGCCAAGAACCGTTCCGCCGCCGTCCTGTTGTGCGGTGACGCGCCGACCGGCGGGCCCAGGGCGCACGACATCGACCAGAGCGCCCTGGTGACCTCGCTCGGTGTACCCGTCGTGCGCCTCACCGATCCGGCCACCGCGGTCGCGCGGACCTCCGCCGCGCTGGAACTCGCCCGTCTCCGGCAGTGCCCCGTCGCCGTCATGCTGCCCGGTGATCTGCTGGGCGCCGAGGTGTCCACGCCCTCGGCGCCCGGCGCCAACACGGTCGCGGTGCCGGCCGCCGCGGCGACGGTCCGCCCCGATGAACTGGCTCCGGTGCTGCACGCCCTGGGCCGGGCACGCCGGCCCCTGCTGCTCGCCGGAGCGGGCGCCTGGCGCGCGGGGGCGGGCAAGGTGCTGCGCGATCTCGGTGACCGGCTGGGCGCGCTGTTCACCACGACGGTGATGGCCAACGGGCTGTTCGACGAGAGTCCCTGGTCCCTCGGGATCTGCGGCGGGTTCGCCGCCCCGGAGCCCGCCCGGCTCCTCTCCGGAGCCGACCTGGTACTGGCCTTCGGTACGAGCCTGGACACGTTCACCCTGCACGGCGGGCGGCTGCTGGATCCCGGCGCCACCGTCGTACGGATCGACCTGGAGCCCGGTCCCGGATCGGCCGGGCGCGGGGATCTCTCGGTGACCGGGGACGCCTCGGTCGTCGCCGCCCGTCTGCTGGACGCCCTCGGCACGGCCGGGACGCCGGACGCGTCCGGCACCTGGCGCTCGGCGGAGGTCCGCGCCACCGCCGCCCGCCGCTGGGACACGGTGCCCTTCACGGACGACTCGGGCGCGGGGCGGATCGATCCGCGCACCCTCACACGCCGGCTCGCCGGACTGCTGCCCGCCGACCGCACCCTCGTGCTGGACGGCGGCCACTTCATCGCCTGGCCCGCCATGTACTGGCCGGTGCCCGATCCCGCGGCGATGGTCTTCACCGGGGCCGCCTTCCAGAGCATCGGCCTCGGCCTGGCGGGGGCGGTCGGTGCCGCGGTCGGCCGTCCCGACCGCACGACGGTGGCGGCGCTCGGTGACGGCGGCGCGTTGATGGGGCTCCCCGAGCTGGAGACCCTGGTGCGCACCGGACGGTCCTGCCTGGTGGTGGTCTACGACGACGCGTCGTACGGCTTCGAGGACCACATGTACACACCGCGCGGTGCGGACCCGGCGACGGTCAACTTCAACGACACCGATTTCGCCGGGACGGCCCGCGCGCTGGGCGCTCGGGCCGTCACCGTACGCGCACCGGAGGATCTGGCCGAGGTCACGGCCTGGCGCGAACGCGGCTGCCCCGGCACGCTGCTGCTGGACTGCAAGATCGTGCACACGGTGATGGCGCCGTTCCTGGAGGATCTGCTGGCCCCGGCGGACCGCCCGGACTGA
- a CDS encoding class I SAM-dependent methyltransferase, translating into MTVDIAPTSARSVATIYNSAVAAFAIAAAWEVGALEVLYRERTLDTAEFADRNSLDALSTNGLFRAMASVGLVHREGATVTPLPGFDAVYHNKSFFHWLGRGSAELFQQIPRVLRNEQRTGAYYRRDPAAIAFACREIDDITYAPAYRGAIDRLDFPVTRVADLGCGSGGRLMDLLRRFPDSTGTGVDIAAPSLEVARKEAADAGLSDRSEFVQGDVLRLEPRPEFADIELVTCFMMGHDFWPRENCVATLRRLREVFPSARRLLIGDATRTALPDTELPVFTLGFELGHDLMGTFLPTVDDWQSVFAEGGWELVRTNRIELTVGEVIFELA; encoded by the coding sequence GTGACCGTTGACATCGCGCCGACCAGCGCGCGCAGCGTTGCCACGATCTACAACTCGGCCGTCGCGGCCTTCGCCATCGCCGCCGCGTGGGAGGTGGGCGCACTGGAAGTTCTCTACCGCGAACGCACCCTGGACACAGCCGAATTCGCCGACCGCAACAGTCTCGACGCTCTCTCCACGAACGGTCTCTTCCGGGCCATGGCCTCGGTCGGACTGGTCCACCGCGAGGGCGCCACCGTGACCCCGCTGCCGGGGTTCGACGCGGTGTACCACAACAAGTCCTTCTTCCACTGGCTCGGCCGGGGCAGCGCCGAACTGTTCCAGCAGATACCGCGGGTGCTGCGCAACGAACAGCGCACCGGCGCCTACTACCGCCGGGACCCGGCGGCCATCGCGTTCGCCTGCCGCGAGATCGACGACATCACCTACGCCCCGGCCTACCGGGGAGCCATCGACCGCCTCGACTTCCCCGTGACCCGCGTCGCGGACCTCGGCTGCGGCAGCGGCGGCCGGCTGATGGACCTGCTGCGCCGCTTCCCCGACAGCACGGGCACCGGCGTCGACATCGCCGCCCCGTCCCTGGAGGTGGCGCGCAAGGAAGCCGCCGACGCCGGTCTCTCCGACCGATCCGAGTTCGTGCAGGGGGATGTGCTCCGGCTGGAGCCGCGCCCGGAGTTCGCCGACATCGAACTGGTCACCTGCTTCATGATGGGCCACGACTTCTGGCCGCGCGAGAACTGCGTGGCGACCCTGCGCCGACTGCGCGAGGTCTTCCCGTCCGCGCGCCGGCTGCTGATCGGCGACGCCACCCGTACCGCGCTGCCGGACACCGAACTGCCGGTCTTCACCCTCGGCTTCGAGCTCGGGCACGACCTGATGGGCACCTTCCTGCCGACCGTCGACGACTGGCAGTCGGTGTTCGCCGAGGGCGGCTGGGAACTCGTACGCACCAACCGCATCGAGCTGACCGTCGGAGAGGTCATCTTCGAGCTGGCCTGA
- a CDS encoding carboxymuconolactone decarboxylase family protein translates to MTHIALDNDLPGISGLMAQRPDTAGPLGDLANALLRAPSSLSAGERELIAAYVSELNGTEFCSASHSAFAAAQLPGGRDLVAAVLADPDTAPVSGKLRALLRIAAEVREAARPVSEKAIAAARAEGADDTDVHDTVLIAAAFCMYNRYVNGLATAVPSDPAYYALSAERIVSQGYRG, encoded by the coding sequence ATGACGCACATCGCACTCGACAACGACCTCCCCGGGATCAGCGGCCTGATGGCCCAGCGGCCCGACACCGCCGGCCCGCTGGGGGATCTCGCCAACGCGCTGCTGCGCGCGCCGTCCTCGCTGAGCGCCGGTGAGCGCGAGCTGATCGCGGCGTACGTGTCCGAGCTCAACGGCACCGAGTTCTGCTCCGCCTCGCACAGCGCCTTCGCCGCCGCCCAGCTCCCCGGCGGCCGGGACCTCGTCGCCGCCGTGCTGGCCGACCCCGACACCGCACCCGTCAGCGGCAAGCTGCGCGCCCTGCTGCGGATCGCGGCCGAGGTCCGGGAAGCCGCCCGACCGGTCTCCGAGAAGGCGATCGCGGCCGCCCGCGCCGAGGGCGCCGACGACACCGACGTGCACGACACCGTGCTGATAGCCGCCGCCTTCTGCATGTACAACCGCTACGTCAACGGCCTCGCCACCGCGGTTCCCTCCGACCCCGCCTACTACGCGCTGTCGGCCGAACGCATCGTCTCGCAGGGCTACCGGGGCTGA